One window of Verrucomicrobiia bacterium genomic DNA carries:
- the pilM gene encoding type IV pilus assembly protein PilM, whose protein sequence is MSILSGVSDFFGLDIGTTAIRLVDLRGSGPVKALSRYAYAPVDAKIAVSDSKADQQKLAAAIADLVSQAHVLSRNVAVGIPSQRVFTTVVDIDRLAPGELAKTIQYQADSLVPTPLAQSKLDWAVIGDSPKDNTKVEVLLTSVSNDFVEGRLDMLESIGLNVIAFEPDNLALTRAMLAPDSTLPQMVLDIGNKSTDLVIAMNGAPRLTRSIPTGSESIVRAAMQNLNIDEKQAEQFVFKFGLSKDKLEGQIHQAISGTVDLLITEIEKSIKFFQTRYVDSRIDRIIVTGGASALPEFPLYVANKFGISVEIGNAWRNVSFAADKQNELLAVSNHFGVAAGLAERTE, encoded by the coding sequence ATGAGCATACTGAGTGGGGTATCCGACTTCTTTGGACTAGACATCGGAACCACTGCTATCCGTCTGGTAGATCTACGGGGCAGTGGTCCGGTAAAGGCTCTTTCGCGTTACGCCTATGCACCGGTAGACGCCAAGATAGCCGTAAGTGATTCAAAGGCTGACCAACAAAAGCTAGCCGCAGCAATTGCAGACCTGGTGTCGCAGGCACATGTCCTCAGTCGCAACGTTGCGGTGGGTATTCCGTCTCAACGAGTCTTTACGACGGTGGTAGACATTGATCGCCTGGCTCCCGGAGAGCTCGCCAAGACCATCCAATATCAGGCTGACTCACTGGTCCCAACACCTCTGGCACAGTCCAAGCTAGACTGGGCAGTTATCGGTGATTCACCCAAGGACAACACCAAGGTAGAAGTACTGCTAACAAGTGTGAGCAACGACTTCGTAGAAGGTCGCCTGGACATGCTGGAATCTATCGGTCTGAATGTTATTGCGTTCGAGCCTGACAACCTGGCTCTTACCCGTGCCATGTTGGCACCAGATTCAACCTTGCCACAGATGGTTCTAGATATCGGCAACAAGAGCACAGACTTGGTTATCGCCATGAACGGTGCACCGCGACTAACTCGATCAATTCCAACAGGCTCCGAATCTATTGTCCGGGCTGCCATGCAAAATCTGAACATTGACGAAAAGCAGGCAGAGCAGTTTGTGTTCAAGTTTGGCCTGAGCAAAGACAAACTGGAAGGCCAGATACATCAGGCAATCAGCGGCACCGTCGACCTGCTTATCACAGAAATAGAGAAGTCTATCAAGTTCTTCCAGACTCGCTATGTAGATTCTCGTATTGATCGCATCATTGTTACGGGCGGCGCCTCGGCTTTGCCGGAGTTTCCGCTGTATGTTGCCAATAAGTTTGGCATAAGTGTAGAGATAGGCAATGCATGGCGTAACGTCAGCTTTGCAGCTGATAAACAGAATGAACTCCTGGCAGTATCTAACCACTTTGGCGTAGCAGCTGGGCTTGCGGAGAGGACCGAATAA